Within the Candidatus Ozemobacteraceae bacterium genome, the region AGGGGAAGGGCGTCGCGCACATTCTCTTCACCCACTCCCACTGGGATCACATCCAAGGTTTTCCCTTCTTTCCGCCCGCGTATATCGGCTCGCGCGACGCGTCCGGCGCCCGCGTCGACGGCTCATGCAACACGCTTCATCTGTACGGCGCATCGGACGTCGACGATCGCCTCGAAGCGACGCTGCGCGGCCAGATGGAACACTTCTACTTCCCGGTCGATCTCAACACCCTGAGCGCCAAACTCACCTTCAATCCCATGCAGGGAAAGCCGATCGATATCGGCGCGGCGCAGATTTCATCCCGCCGTCTCATTCACCCGAACGGCGTGCTCGGGTATCGCATCCAGGACGGCGACAGCAGCGTCGTCGTGGCGACGGACTGCGAACATCCGTCGGACGGCTCGATCGATGCGAATCTTCTCGAACTTGCCACCGGAGCCGACCTCCTGATTTACGACGCACAATATACCCCCGAGGAATACAACCCCGCGGCCCACGGAAGCCGCGGCCCGAGCAAAATCGGCTGGGGTCATTCGACGATGGTCGAAGGCGCGAAGCTCGCAAAGACCGCCGGCGTGAAGCACTTGGTTCTCACTCATCACGATCCCCTTCACAACGATGTCGCGATCGATGCGATCGAGAAGCGTGCCAAATCCGAGTTTCCGTCTTCCCAGGCGGCGTTTGAGGGGCTCGTCATTCAGATCTGATTCTTCCCGGTACCCCCTGTTTCACGACGAACCGGGGTGTGCTACTATTGGGGCGACATGGGCAGCACCCCGTTCCTCACACCCGTTTTCCTTTTCGGCTCGATTCGCGGCGGTTCAGGCAAATCGAGCATCGTCGCCCATCTCTCGGTTTACCTCCAGTCGAAAAGCCGACGAGTCGCGGTCATCGACGCCAATGCCCCGTTTCCGAACCTTTTCCGCAGCGTTCTCCCCCGTTCCGTCTCACTCGAATGCTACACTGACCTGACGGACCTGGTGGTCGAGGGGTCGTCGCGGTTCAGACGCACATTCGTTTTCACCGCCACGGACAAGATTTCGTATTTTCCCGCGTTCAAGCTGAAAGACCCGGTGCGCCTGCTGTCGGATGCTTCCCTCCGCGACTTTTTCCTCCAGCTCCGATCGCACTTCGACGTCGTGCTGATCAACCTGCCGCCCGGCTGCGACAATTTCGTCGTCGCCGAGACATTCCTGCAGAGACGCGGGAACGATGCGGGGGCACCGGCCGCCGTCCTGGTCACGACGACCGACGTGCGAAG harbors:
- a CDS encoding MBL fold metallo-hydrolase, translated to MYIKFWGVRGSVPVPGKDTIRYGGNTTCIEIRTNEGQLIIVDAGTGIRLLGLELLKGDFGKGKGVAHILFTHSHWDHIQGFPFFPPAYIGSRDASGARVDGSCNTLHLYGASDVDDRLEATLRGQMEHFYFPVDLNTLSAKLTFNPMQGKPIDIGAAQISSRRLIHPNGVLGYRIQDGDSSVVVATDCEHPSDGSIDANLLELATGADLLIYDAQYTPEEYNPAAHGSRGPSKIGWGHSTMVEGAKLAKTAGVKHLVLTHHDPLHNDVAIDAIEKRAKSEFPSSQAAFEGLVIQI